A single genomic interval of Pyrus communis chromosome 7, drPyrComm1.1, whole genome shotgun sequence harbors:
- the LOC137740290 gene encoding plant UBX domain-containing protein 1-like isoform X2, which yields MIFDAFSHIPLKRRKFRSIDPMEAEEAQAKLTAAKEKFGREIRVFETSASSSSSQSGESNTEEPEDFYEFTAEDYYRVLNAKKQDNTLKTRKLREAEKAARRSKITKTVIRVRFPDNHTLEATFNPSETVQSLVDLVIKVVARPDLPFYIYTTPPKKPIKDMSQDFHTVGFVPGAIVYFSYDIPKDVMSGPFLQEEIMSLKGLELINKHVEPPVQCAPETITEAPPPVVPEKKPEGKKPAKPKWLKL from the exons ATGATCTTTGATGCTTTTTCTCACATACCCTTGAAGAGAAGGAAGTTCAGAAGTATTGATCCCATGGAGGCCGAAGAAGCTCAG GCCAAGCTCACAGCAGCAAAAGAAAAGTTCGGGAGAGAAATCCGTGTTTTTGAAACATcagcatcttcttcttcttcacaaaGTGGAGAGTCTAATACTG AGGAGCCAGAGGATTTCTATGAGTTCACTGCAGAGGATTATTATCGGGTTTTGAATGCCAAAAAGCAAG ATAACACTCTTAAAACGCGAAAGTTAAGAGAAGCAGAGAAGGCAGCCCGCAGGTCAAAAATAACCAAG ACTGTGATCAGGGTTCGATTTCCTGATAACCACACATTAGAGGCCACTTTTAATCCATCGGAAACAGTCCAGAGCTTGGTTGATCTCGTCATCAAAGTGGTTGCTCGGCCAGATTTACCATTCTATATAT ATACTACTCCTCCAAAGAAACCGATAAAAGACATGTCACAGGATTTTCACACTGTTGGCTTTGTTCCCGGTGCAATTGTGTACTTTTCATATGATATACCGAAAG ATGTCATGTCGGGTCCCTTTCTTCAGGAAGAGATCATGTCTTTGAAAGGTTTGGAGCTCATCAATAAGCATGTAGAGCCGCCTGTTCAGTGTGCACCAGAAACCATAACGGAGGCACCGCCCCCTGTAGTCCCAGAGAAGAAGCCCGAAGGGAAGAAACCTGCTAAGCCAAAGTGGCTGAAACTGTGA
- the LOC137740328 gene encoding glyceraldehyde-3-phosphate dehydrogenase, cytosolic-like yields the protein MSKIKIGINGFGRIGRLVARVALQRDDIELVAVNDPFINVEYMSYMFKYDTVHGQWKHHELKVKDDKTLLFGDKPVKVFASRDPEQIPWGEAGAEFVVESTGVFTDKEKASLHLKGGAKKVIISAPSKDAPMFVVGVNEKEYKPDLDIVSNASCTTNCLAPLAKVIHDKFGIVEGLMTTVHSITATQKTVDGPSMKDWRGGRAAATNIIPSSTGAAKAVGKVLPALNGKLTGMAFRVPTVDVSVVDLTVRLEKKATYDEIKNAIKKESEGSLKGILGYTDEDVVSTDFVGDNRSSIFDAKAGIALNDNFVKLVSWYDNEWGYSSRVIDLIRHIASVK from the exons ATGTCCAAGATCAAGATAGGCATCAATG GATTCGGAAGGATCGGCCGCTTGGTGGCCAGGGTTGCTCTCCAGAGAGACGACATTGAGCTCGTCGCTGTCAACGATCCCTTCATCAACGTCGAATACATG AGCTACATGTTTAAGTACGACACTGTTCACGGGCAATGGAAGCACCACGAGCTTAAGGTTAAGGATGATAAGACCCTTCTCTTTGGTGACAAGCCCGTCAAAGTTTTTGCTTCTAGGGATCCCGAACAGATCCCGTGGGGGGAAGCTGGTGCGGAATTTGTGGTCGAGTCCACCGGAGTTTTTACCGATAAGGAAAAAGCCTCTCTGCACTTAAAGGGTGGTGCAAAGAAGGTTATCATTTCTGCCCCAAGTAAGGACGCCCCAATGTTTGTTGTGGGTGTCAATGAGAAGGAGTACAAGCCAGATCTTGACATTGTCTCCAACGCCAGCTGCACTACCAACTGTCTTGCCCCATTGGCAAAG GTTATCCATGACAAGTTTGGTATTGTGGAGGGTCTTATGACTACTGTCCATTCTATTACtg CCACCCAAAAGACTGTCGATGGACCGTCAATGAAAGACTGGAGAGGTGGCAGAGCTGCTGCTACCAACATCATTCCCAGCAGTACTGGAGCTGCCAAG GCCGTGGGGAAAGTGCTGCCTGCATTGAACGGGAAGTTGACGGGAATGGCGTTCCGCGTTCCCACGGTGGATGTTTCGGTGGTTGATCTCACAGTGAGACTTGAGAAGAAGGCCACTTACGATGAGATCAAAAATGCCATCAA GAAAGAATCAGAGGGAAGCCTGAAGGGAATCCTTGGATACACGGACGAAGATGTGGTGTCGACGGACTTTGTGGGTGATAACCG GTCGAGCATTTTCGATGCCAAGGCTGGTATTGCTTTGAACGACAACTTTGTGAAGCTTGTGTCTTGGTATGACAACGAGTGGGGCTACAG CTCACGAGTTATTGACTTGATCCGTCACATTGCCTCGGTTAAATAG
- the LOC137740279 gene encoding uncharacterized protein, producing MPPTYFPLRWESTGDQWWYASPIDYAAANGHYDLVRELIRIDGNHLIKLTSLRRIRRLEAVWDDEAQYDDVAKCRLRVARKLFHECESKKGKPNSLIRAGYGGWLMYTAASAGELGFVQELLERNPLLVFGEGEYGVTDILYAAARSKNVDIFRLLFDFAVSPRFMTGSGGELEEHIGEIPCVYKREMANRAVHAAARGGNLSVLKELLSDCEDVLAYRDIQGSTVLHAAAGKGRVEVVKYLVASFDIINSTDLQGDTALHVAASRGQLAAAEALIFASPSSISARNNSGETFLHKAISGFQSPAFRRLDRQIQLLKKLVCEKAFNIEHIINAKNNEGRTALHTAIIGDVHSDLVQQLMIVQSIDVNARDVDGMTALDYLRQWPRSASSEILIRQLISAGGIFGCQDYNARKVIASRLKMQGDGGSPGTSFRISDTEIFLYTGIENVTDATADRRSIGINSSPPELISPYPTAENNGSSFASKKPGSVNNAAAQLKRVVGWPQMKPKKHDRFKKSVDLGSVESIKICNKSSDDAAPTPLRQRFSRPSVSSVPSNKRTLSVRSNQSSPSAKKRFACGIRRGVMQAIPHITVPGRSRSSSFSKSSSISSPTSQDIQKSVCMETDIAGPSWSNEVADDEPPNLAKQGSLNRRSRRQYFCFGASRLSVKNPVNRQQQSFKHPPVISVA from the exons ATGCCTCCTACATATTTTCCTCTCCGGTGGGAAAGTACCGGAGACCAATGGTGGTACGCGTCTCCGATTGATTACGCAGCCGCCAACGGCCACTACGACTTGGTTCGAGAGCTTATCCGCATAGACGGCAACCACCTCATCAAGCTCACATCTCTCCGCCGTATTCGCCGCCTCGAGGCAGTGTGGGACGACGAAGCTCAGTATGATGATGTAGCCAAGTGTCGTTTGCGCGTTGCGCGAAAGCTCTTCCACGAATGCGAGTCCAAGAAAGGAAAACCAAACTCTCTCATAAGGGCTGGATACGGCGGTTGGCTTATGTACACTGCTGCCTCCGCTGGGGAGCTTGGTTTTGTCCAAGAACTGCTCGAGAGAAACCCTCTGCTTGTTTTCGGGGAAGGAGAATACGGGGTGACTGATATTTTATATGCTGCTGCGAGGAGCAAGAATGTTGACATTTTCAGGCTGCTTTTTGACTTTGCAGTTTCGCCGAGGTTTATGACGGGGAGTGGTGGAGAGCTGGAAGAGCACATTGGGGAGATTCCTTGTGTTTATAAACGGGAGATGGCTAACAGGGCGGTTCATGCGGCGGCAAGAGGCGGAAATTTGAGTGTTTTGAAGGAGCTTCTTTCGGATTGTGAGGATGTTTTGGCTTATAGGGATATTCAGGGATCAACTGTGCTACATGCAGCGGCTGGGAAAGGGCGGGTAGAG GTAGTGAAGTATCTTGTAGCATCCTTTGATATCATAAACTCCACTGATCTCCAAGGCGACACAGCGTTACATGTTGCAGCTTCAAGGGGCCAACTAGCCGCAGCCGAAGCGCTTATATTCGCATCTCCGTCGTCTATTTCTGCACGAAACAACTCCGGAGAAACGTTTCTCCACAAGGCTATATCCGGCTTCCAAAGTCCTGCCTTCCGAAGACTGGACAGACAAATTCAGCTTCTGAAGAAACTGGTGTGCGAGAAAGCTTTCAATATCGAACACATCATCAATGCAAAAAACAACGAAGGACGGACTGCCCTTCACACAGCAATCATTGGGGATGTGCATTCCGATTTAGTCCAACAACTGATGATTGTGCAATCGATTGATGTGAACGCCCGTGATGTGGATGGCATGACAGCGCTTGATTACCTTAGGCAATGGCCTCGTTCGGCATCATCTGAGATACTAATCAGGCAGTTGATTTCGGCTGGGGGAATATTTGGTTGTCAGGATTACAATGCAAGAAAAGTGATTGCTTCGCGCTTGAAGATGCAAGGCGATGGAGGTAGTCCCGGAACATCATTTAGAATCTCTGACACGGAAATCTTCTTGTATACTGGCATTGAAAATGTAACAGATGCTACCGCTGATCGCCGTAGCATAGGAATCAATTCATCTCCACCCGAACTGATCAGTCCGTATCCAACTGCTGAAAATAATGGCAGCTCATTCGCTAGTAAAAAACCTGGTTCTGTAAATAATGCAGCAGCACAACTAAAACGTGTCGTAGGCTGGCCACAAATGAAACCGAAAAAGCACGATAGGTTCAAGAAATCGGTTGATTTGGGATCAGTAGAGTCTATCAAAATATGCAACAAAAGCTCAGATGATGCAGCTCCAACCCCGCTTCGACAGAGATTTTCGAGGCCCTCAGTCTCATCAGTTCCCAGCAACAAACGGACACTTTCAGTGAGGAGCAACCAATCAAGTCCATCAGCGAAAAAGAGATTTGCTTGCGGCATAAGGCGTGGCGTAATGCAGGCAATTCCGCACATAACTGTGCCAGGTCGTTCTCGGTCTAGTTCATTTTCGAAATCATCTTCAATTTCTTCACCTACTTCTCAAGATATTCAGAAAAGCGTTTGCATGGAAACTGACATTGCAGGGCCGTCTTGGTCGAATGAAGTAGCTGATGATGAACCACCGAATTTGGCGAAACAAGGCTCGCTTAATAGGAGGTCGAGGAGACAGTATTTCTGTTTTGGTGCATCACGATTGTCAGTGAAAAACCCAGTTAACAGGCAGCAGCAAAGTTTCAAGCATCCTCCTGTTATTTCAGTTGCTTGA
- the LOC137739598 gene encoding glucose-6-phosphate 1-dehydrogenase 6, cytoplasmic-like has protein sequence MGSGSGSWHVEKRNSFRGEPVRDIDHVLENGSLSIIVLGASGDLAKKKTFPALFNLYKQGFLLPEEVHIFGYARTKISDEELRNRIRGYLVRNKGASPKDVEDVTNFLQLIKYVSGSYDGEEGFRLLDKEISDNEISKNSAEGSSRRLFYLALPPSVYPSVCRMIRHYCMNRSDLGGWTRIVVEKPFGKDLDSAEQLSKQIGELFEEPQIYRIDHYLGKELVQNLLVLRFANRFFLPLWNRDNIANVQIVFREDFGTEGRGGYFDEYGIIRDIIQNHLLQVLCLVAMEKPISLKPEHIRDEKVKVLQSVMPIEDDEVVLGQYDGYTDDPTVPDHSNTPTFSTVILRIHNERWEGVPFILKAGKALNSRKAEIRVQFKDVPGDIFKCKKQGRNEFVIRLQPSEAMYMKLTVKQPGLEMATVQSELDLSYGQRYQGVTIPEAYERLILDTIRGDQQHFVRRDELKAAWEIFTPLLHRIDSGELKPLPYQPGSRGPAEADALLEKVGYLQTHGYIWIPPTL, from the exons ATGGGATCGGGATCGGGATCATGGCACGTGGAGAAAAGAAACAGCTTCCGAGGCGAACCCGTTAGAGACATTGATCATGTGCTCGAAAATGGGTCTCTCTCGATCATCGTGCTTGGCGCTTCCGGTGATCTTGCCAAGAAGAAGACTTTTCCGGCGCTATTCAACCTTTATAAGCAG GGATTTCTGCTACCTGAAGAAGTTCACATTTTTGGATATGCAAGGACTAAGATTTCTGATGAAGAGCTAAGAAACCGCATACGTGG GTATCTTGTCCGTAACAAAGGAGCTTCACCCAAGGACGTGGAAGATGTAACCAATTTTTTGCAACTG ATCAAATATGTAAGTGGTTCTTACGATGGTGAGGAAGGATTTCGCCTGCTTGATAAGGAAATTTCAGATAATGAAATCTCAAAGAATAGTGCGGAAGGATCATCCCGCAGGCTCTTTTATCTTGCACTTCCTCCATCAGTATATCCCTCTGTCTGCCGGATGATCAGGCATTATTGCATGAATAGAT CTGATCTTGGTGGATGGACTCGTATTGTTGTTGAGAAGCCTTTTGGCAAGGATTTGGACTCTGCAGAGCAACTGAGTAAGCAGATTGGGGAGTTGTTCGAGGAACCACAAATTTACCGTATCGATCACTATTTGGGGAAGGAATTGGTGCAGAATCTG TTAGTACTTCGTTTTGCAAATCGATTCTTTTTGCCCCTTTGGAACCGAGACAACATTGCGAATGTACAG ATTGTGTTTAGGGAGGATTTTGGAACTGAAGGTCGTGGTGGATATTTTGATGAATATGG AATTATCCGCGATATTATTCAAAATCATCTCTTGCAG GTTCTATGCTTGGTTGCCATGGAAAAACCTATTTCCCTAAAGCCTGAGCATATACGGGACGAGAAAGTAAAG GTTCTTCAATCAGTAATGCCaattgaggatgatgaagttgTTCTTGGACAATATGATGGCTACACAGACGATCCAACTGTTCCTGACCACTCAAACACTCCAACCTTTTCAACTGTGATTCTGCGAATCCACAATGAAAGATGGGAAG GTGTTCCTTTTATACTAAAGGCTGGGAAAGCATTAAATTCAAGAAAGGCAGAAATAAGAGTTCAATTTAAGGATGTTCCTGGTGACATATTCAAAT GTAAGAAGCAAGGGAGGAATGAGTTTGTAATACGCTTGCAGCCTTCAGAAGCCATGTACATGAAACTTACG GTCAAGCAGCCTGGACTCGAGATGGCAACTGTCCAAAGTGAATTAGACTTGTCATATGGGCAACGTTATCAAGGGGTAACTATCCCGGAGGCTTATGAACGTCTAATTCTTGACAC AATAAGAGGCGATCAACAACATTTTGTGCGTAGAGATGAGTTGAAG GCGGCATGGGAAATCTTCACACCGCTTCTGCACAGAATTGACAGCGGTGAGTTAAAGCCGCTTCCATACCAACCAGGCAGTCGGGGTCCTGCAGAAGCGGATGCACTGCTAGAAAAAGTTGGATACCTACAAACACATGGCTACATATGGATCCCTCCTACCTTGTAG
- the LOC137740118 gene encoding F-box protein SKIP14-like — translation MALNLSRDSILAAYPSSEHSSCSSVKYPNGYVMDQFKEKDLDGIYDEPSSSWSSNLDLKNTNCKSKLGGYCDRSADDIVDRLPVDPFGMEIRSTFTAITGWFQGFEPNYESCSSGWDEGKAKMVDGGLFAGLNWVWNSAVWYQPEVCDLKFDGVSIPYDSFDGFGINDGGFALDDSVEEFLSFSYVGDLDVFDGAKQLQVGTKEIQGCGNMCPESEASAPHDAMFYALRFLGVKDLLSVEGVCKSFRNAVRSDPLPWRSIVIDWPLNERITDDVLVKLTTRAQGTLQTLGLVHCVKITDGGLQGVFNSNPMLTRLSVPGCLKISVECILLNIRTLKSAGNPGIKQLRIGGLSGITDKQFEELKFLLATDNHVQPRAPKPRFFNGGLSYGSCDDDCPIDIEACPRCQRLSLVYDCPAKSCQGKQPADQKCRACTLCIARCISCGCCLKDCDYEETFCLDLLCLHCLESLLNCQEKHGEKGAPKCAIFCQENRYQFCLVG, via the exons ATGGCTTTGAATCTCTCTCGTGACTCAATCTTGGCTGCGTATCCGTCCTCGGAGCATAGTTCGTGTTCTTCTGTTAAGTACCCTAATGGGTATGTGATGGATCAATTCAAGGAAAAGGATTTGGATGGTATTTATGATGAACCGTCAAGTTCTTGGAGTTCCAATTTGGATTTGAAGAATACCAATTGTAAGAGCAAATTGGGTGGTTATTGTGACCGTTCTGCTGATGATATTGTGGATCGGTTGCCTGTCGATCCTTTTGGAATGGAGATTAGGTCTACGTTTACGGCGATCACTGGTTGGTTTCAAGGTTTCGAACCAAATTATGAATCTTGTAGCTCTGGGTGGGATGAAGGAAAGGCAAAGATGGTTGATGGCGGATTGTTTGCCGGTCTGAATTGGGTTTGGAATAGCGCTGTGTGGTATCAGCCGGAAGTTTGTGACCTGAAATTTGATGGAGTATCAATCCCATATGACAGCTTTGATGGGTTCGGGATCAATGATGGAGGTTTTGCATTAGATGACAGCGTGGAGGAGTTTCTGAGTTTTAGCTATGTGGGGGACTTAGATGTTTTTGATGGAGCTAAGCAACTGCAGGTTGGAACTAAGGAAATACAAGGTTGTGGCAACATGTGTCCCGAGAGTGAGGCGAGTGCTCCGCATGATGCTATGTTTTATGCATTGCGTTTTCTTGGTGTTAAGGACCTTCTGTCGGTTGAAGGGGTTTGCAAGTCTTTTCGTAATGCAGTTAGAAGTGACCCTCTTCCATGGAGGAGTATTGTCATTGATTGGCCGTTGAATGAGCGCATCACCGATGATGTTCTTGTAAAACTAACAACCAGGGCTCAAGGCACACTTCAAACCTTGGGTCTAGTTCATTGTGTAAAGATCACTGATGGTGGGCTGCAGGGTGTGTTTAACAGCAACCCGATGTTGACAAGG TTAAGTGTTCCCGGATGTCTTAAAATCAGTGTCGAGTGCATCTTGTTAAACATAAGGACCTTGAAGTCTGCAGGCAACCCCGGAATAAAGCAGTTAAGAATTGGTGGTCTATCTGGTATAACAGACAAGCAGTTCGAAGAGTTGAAATTCTTGCTTGCCACAGATAACCATGTCCAGCCTAGAGCCCCGAAACCTCGATTTTTTAATGGTGGATTGTCGTATGGCTCTTGTGATGATGATTGTCCCATCGACATCGAAGCATGCCCCAGGTGCCAGAGACTTAGTTTAGTTTATGATTGCCCTGCAAAGAGTTGCCAAGGGAAACAACCTGCTGATCAGAAGTGCAGGGCTTGCACACTCTGCATAGCTCGCTGTATTAGTTGCGGGTGCTGCCTTAAAGACTgcgattatgaggagacatttTGTCTGGACTTGCTTTGCTTGCATTGTTTGGAGAGCCTACTCAACTGTCAAGAGAAGCATGGAGAAAAGGGCGCTCCCAAGTGCGCCATATTCTGTCAGGAGAACAGGTACCAATTTTGCCTTGTTGGCTAA
- the LOC137740290 gene encoding plant UBX domain-containing protein 1-like isoform X1 translates to MIFDAFSHIPLKRRKFRSIDPMEAEEAQAKLTAAKEKFGREIRVFETSASSSSSQSGESNTEEPEDFYEFTAEDYYRVLNAKKQDNTLKTRKLREAEKAARRSKITKTVIRVRFPDNHTLEATFNPSETVQSLVDLVIKVVARPDLPFYIYTTPPKKPIKDMSQDFHTVGFVPGAIVYFSYDIPKDDAADVMSGPFLQEEIMSLKGLELINKHVEPPVQCAPETITEAPPPVVPEKKPEGKKPAKPKWLKL, encoded by the exons ATGATCTTTGATGCTTTTTCTCACATACCCTTGAAGAGAAGGAAGTTCAGAAGTATTGATCCCATGGAGGCCGAAGAAGCTCAG GCCAAGCTCACAGCAGCAAAAGAAAAGTTCGGGAGAGAAATCCGTGTTTTTGAAACATcagcatcttcttcttcttcacaaaGTGGAGAGTCTAATACTG AGGAGCCAGAGGATTTCTATGAGTTCACTGCAGAGGATTATTATCGGGTTTTGAATGCCAAAAAGCAAG ATAACACTCTTAAAACGCGAAAGTTAAGAGAAGCAGAGAAGGCAGCCCGCAGGTCAAAAATAACCAAG ACTGTGATCAGGGTTCGATTTCCTGATAACCACACATTAGAGGCCACTTTTAATCCATCGGAAACAGTCCAGAGCTTGGTTGATCTCGTCATCAAAGTGGTTGCTCGGCCAGATTTACCATTCTATATAT ATACTACTCCTCCAAAGAAACCGATAAAAGACATGTCACAGGATTTTCACACTGTTGGCTTTGTTCCCGGTGCAATTGTGTACTTTTCATATGATATACCGAAAG ATGATGCTGCAGATGTCATGTCGGGTCCCTTTCTTCAGGAAGAGATCATGTCTTTGAAAGGTTTGGAGCTCATCAATAAGCATGTAGAGCCGCCTGTTCAGTGTGCACCAGAAACCATAACGGAGGCACCGCCCCCTGTAGTCCCAGAGAAGAAGCCCGAAGGGAAGAAACCTGCTAAGCCAAAGTGGCTGAAACTGTGA
- the LOC137739114 gene encoding prohibitin-3, mitochondrial, giving the protein MGSNQAAVSFLTNVARAAFGLGVGATVVNSALYTVDGGQRAVLFDRFRGVIDDTVGEGTHFLVPWLQKPYIFDIRTRPHTFSSISGTKDLQMVNLTLRVLSRPEVARLPQIFKTLGLEYDEKVLPSIGNEVLKAVVAQFNADQLLTERPHVSALVRESLIRRAKDFNIVLDDVAITHLSYGLEFSRAVEAKQVAQQEAERSKFVVAKTEQERRAAIIRAQGESEAAKLISDATASAGMGLIELRRIEASREVANTLARSPNVSYLPGGKNMLFGLNPR; this is encoded by the coding sequence ATGGGAAGCAACCAAGCTGCCGTGTCCTTCCTCACCAACGTCGCGCGCGCCGCCTTCGGCCTCGGCGTCGGCGCCACCGTCGTCAACTCCGCGCTCTACACCGTCGACGGCGGCCAGCGCGCCGTCCTCTTCGACCGTTTCCGCGGAGTCATCGACGACACTGTCGGCGAGGGGACGCACTTCCTGGTCCCATGGCTCCAGAAGCCCTACATCTTTGACATCCGCACCCGGCCCCACACCTTCTCCTCCATCTCCGGCACCAAGGATCTCCAGATGGTGAATCTCACCCTCCGGGTCCTCTCGCGCCCCGAGGTCGCTCGCCTCCCTCAGATCTTCAAAACCCTAGGGCTCGAGTACGACGAGAAGGTCCTCCCCTCCATCGGCAATGAGGTCCTCAAGGCCGTGGTGGCGCAATTCAACGCCGATCAGCTCCTCACCGAGCGTCCCCACGTGTCGGCGCTGGTGCGCGAGAGCCTGATTCGCCGCGCCAAGGATTTCAACATCGTTCTGGATGACGTGGCGATCACGCACTTGTCGTACGGGCTGGAGTTCTCGCGCGCCGTGGAGGCGAAGCAGGTGGCTCAGCAGGAGGCGGAGCGGTCCAAGTTTGTGGTGGCCAAGACTGAGCAGGAGAGGCGTGCTGCGATTATCCGGGCACAGGGTGAGAGCGAGGCTGCGAAGCTCATCTCTGATGCGACTGCTTCAGCGGGTATGGGACTGATCGAGCTCAGGAGGATCGAGGCTTCCAGGGAGGTTGCTAACACGCTTGCCAGGTCGCCCAATGTGTCTTACCTGCCTGGTGGGAAGAACATGCTCTTTGGACTTAACCCTCGCTGA
- the LOC137739584 gene encoding cytosolic Fe-S cluster assembly factor NBP35-like, with product MENGEIPEDANEHCPGPQSDSAGKSDACEGCPNQQICATAPKGPDPDVVAIAERMATVKHKILVLSGKGGVGKSTFSAQLAFALAAMDYQVGLLDIDICGPSIPKMLSLEGQEIHQSNLGWSPVYVEQNLGVMSIGFMLPDPDDAVIWRGPRKNALIKQFLKDVYWGELDFLIVDAPPGTSDEHISIVQYLDAGSIDGAVIVTTPQQVSMIDVRKEVSFCKKVGVQVLGVVENMSGLSQPVMDFKFLRMTETAEQIDVTEWAREQLKERLPEFSNIVAFTDVFDSSRGGAERMCGEMGVAFLGKVPLDPQLCKAAEEGRSCFVDQKCGVSAPALKKIIDKMMKNQGISTMKVDNDA from the exons ATGGAGAACGGTGAAATTCCCGAAGACGCCAACGAAC ATTGCCCGGGTCCGCAATCCGATTCGGCTGGAAAATCCGACGCCTGCGAAGGATGCCCGAACCAGCAGATTTGTGCTACTGCTCCCAAGGGCCCCGACCCAg ACGTCGTTGCAATTGCAGAAAGGATGGCCACTGTAAAGCATAAGATACTGGTTTTATCAGGAAAAGGTGGAGTTGGCAAGAGCACATTCTCTGCCCAACTTGCATTTGCACTAGCAGCTATGGACTACCAGGTGGGACTTCTTGACATCGATATTTGTGGCCCAAGCATCCCAAAGATGCTCAGCCTAGAGGGCCAAGAAATCCACCAGAGCAACCTTGGCTGGTCTCCTGTCTATGTTGAGCAAAACCTTGGGGTCATGTCAATTGGCTTTATGCTTCCAGATCCTGATGACGCTGTTATATGGAGGGGGCCGCGCAAAAATGCACTCATTAAGCAATTCTTGAAGGATGTTTATTGGGGTGAGCTTGATTTCCTGATAGTGGATGCTCCTCCTGGAACCTCGGATGAGCATATTTCAATTGTCCAATACCTTGATGCTGGCTCAATAGATGGTGCAGTCATAGTCACCACCCCACAACAGGTCTCCATGATTGATGTTCGGAAAGAAGTAAGCTTCTGCAAGAAAGTCGGAGTTCAGGTCCTTGGGGTTGTTGAAAACATGAGTGGTTTGTCCCAGCCAGttatggatttcaaatttttgagGATGACAGAGACCGCTGAGCAAATAGATGTCACGGAATGGGCTAGGGAGCAGCTGAAAGAGAGATTGCCTGAATTCTCAAACATAGTAGCTTTCACTGATGTGTTTGATAGTAGTCGTGGTGGAGCTGAAAGAATGTGTGGGGAAATGGGGGTGGCTTTTCTGGGGAAGGTACCGTTGGACCCGCAGCTTTGTAAGGCTGCCGAAGAAGGTAGATCTTGTTTTGTTGATCAGAAATGTGGGGTGAGTGCACCTGCACTGAAGAAAATCATtgataaaatgatgaaaaatcaGGGAATATCTACAATGAAGGTTGACAACGATGCATAG